Proteins from a single region of Starkeya sp. ORNL1:
- a CDS encoding tripartite tricarboxylate transporter permease, producing MLDAALSGLLQVLSPGSMGLMLIGIFIGFIVGILPGIGGPVAMALMLPFTFGMEPIHVFSFLLGMKVVTSTTGDITSVLFGIPGEATSAAVVLDGHPMARKGQAGRALGAVLMSSLLGAVIGAAFLALSIPIIRPMVMAFGPPEFFMLTLVGMVFIASLSRGQMLKGMIMGTFGLLIALVGIDPQAGVPRYVFGQLDLWEGLGIIPIVIGLFGGPEILQLMLSKESIAGKAASRQIVGVGEGVLDTFRYWKTVAVAGLIGSGIGVIPGVGGSVSQFIAYGHAKQTSKTPEQFGKGSIEGLLAAAGNNNAKDGSSLVPMIAVGLPGSVSTAILLNAFLITGLNPGPEMLTTHLDVTFSMVWITIIANIIVVIAALPLLKPLARLTFTEGPILVPFLLIVVVLGAYSENNSMFDVWIMLGAAILGVVCLRWNWPRVPFLLGAVLGDLCERYLFLSTSLYGWSWIQRPLVMLLAAAVAVILFKTGWATLKSSRRPKDQLKEVQS from the coding sequence ATGCTCGATGCAGCGCTTTCCGGCCTGCTCCAGGTTCTCAGCCCGGGCTCGATGGGGTTGATGCTGATAGGCATCTTCATCGGCTTCATTGTCGGCATCCTGCCGGGGATCGGCGGGCCGGTCGCCATGGCCCTCATGCTCCCCTTCACCTTCGGCATGGAGCCGATCCATGTGTTCTCCTTCCTGCTCGGCATGAAGGTCGTCACCTCGACGACAGGTGACATCACCTCGGTGCTGTTCGGCATTCCAGGCGAGGCGACATCAGCCGCGGTGGTGCTCGACGGCCATCCGATGGCGAGAAAGGGCCAGGCCGGACGCGCTCTCGGCGCGGTGCTGATGAGTTCGCTGCTCGGTGCCGTGATCGGTGCCGCGTTCCTGGCGCTCTCCATCCCGATCATCCGGCCGATGGTCATGGCCTTCGGGCCGCCCGAATTCTTCATGCTGACCCTGGTGGGCATGGTGTTCATCGCCTCGCTGTCGCGCGGGCAGATGCTCAAGGGCATGATCATGGGCACGTTCGGCCTGTTGATCGCCCTGGTCGGCATCGATCCCCAGGCCGGCGTGCCGCGCTATGTGTTCGGCCAGCTCGATCTGTGGGAAGGGCTCGGCATCATCCCGATCGTCATCGGGTTGTTCGGCGGTCCGGAAATCCTTCAGCTGATGCTGAGCAAGGAGAGCATCGCCGGCAAGGCCGCCAGCCGGCAGATCGTCGGGGTCGGCGAGGGCGTTCTCGACACCTTCCGCTATTGGAAGACCGTCGCCGTCGCCGGCCTGATCGGCTCTGGCATCGGCGTCATCCCCGGCGTCGGCGGGTCGGTCTCGCAGTTCATCGCCTATGGCCATGCCAAGCAGACCTCCAAGACCCCCGAGCAGTTCGGCAAGGGCAGCATCGAAGGGCTGCTCGCCGCAGCGGGCAACAACAACGCCAAGGACGGCAGTTCGCTGGTGCCGATGATCGCCGTCGGCCTTCCCGGCAGCGTGTCCACCGCCATTCTGCTCAATGCGTTCCTCATCACCGGGCTCAATCCGGGACCGGAGATGCTGACGACGCATCTCGACGTGACCTTCTCGATGGTCTGGATCACCATCATCGCCAACATCATCGTGGTGATCGCGGCGCTGCCTTTGCTCAAGCCGCTGGCGCGCCTGACCTTCACCGAAGGCCCTATCCTGGTTCCGTTCCTGCTCATCGTCGTCGTGCTCGGCGCCTATTCCGAGAACAACAGCATGTTCGATGTGTGGATCATGCTCGGGGCCGCAATCCTCGGCGTGGTCTGCCTCAGATGGAACTGGCCGCGCGTGCCGTTCCTGCTCGGCGCCGTGCTGGGCGATCTCTGTGAGCGCTATCTGTTCCTGTCGACCTCGCTCTATGGCTGGAGCTGGATACAGCGCCCGCTCGTCATGCTGCTTGCCGCGGCGGTGGCGGTGATCCTGTTCAAGACCGGGTGGGCCACCCTGAAGAGTTCGCGCCGGCCCAAGGACCAGCTCAAGGAAGTGCAGTCATGA